The Ornithorhynchus anatinus isolate Pmale09 chromosome 11, mOrnAna1.pri.v4, whole genome shotgun sequence genomic interval atagtaagcacttaacaaataccattaaaaaaaagcaaaaactgaCTCCTGAGGAACTCATCCACTTGAAAGACTTCAGCTACTATTTCTATGCCGATAActcacaaatctacctctctaggccTGCTCTTTCCGCCTCATCcaatcctccatctcctctcacctCCAGGAAATCTCCACTTCAGTGGCCTGCCAACACCTCAGGCtcaatgtgtcagacactgagTTTCTCATCTTACCTCTtaaactctcccctcctcctacttTCCCCGTCTTGAATGGcaacaccgccatcctccctgagactcaagcccacaaccttgggcgagtaacttcacttctctgtgcctcagttccctcatctgtaaaatggggatgaagactgtgagccccatatggaacacggactgtgtccaaactgattagcatgtatctaccccaacgtgtgaaacagtacatggcacatagtaaacatttaacaaatgccaccgaaaAACCTTCGGTATCATCCCTGACTCATTGCTGTCATTTTGCTCTCACACCCAATCTACTGCTAAAacctgctgattttttttctcctcaaaaacatcTAGCTGAagcaccccttcctctctcctcgtaCAGCCACTGCCGTGGTTCGACTGCTCATGAGATCATGACTGTGACTGGATTTCTCACTGGTCTTTGgtcctctccagcctctctccatctcccatccCTCTGCGGTCCTTACTCTACATTAGTGCCCAACTCATCACCCTGAAACCTCTCAACCTTCACCTCaaactctccattcattcagtcacatttattgagcacttagtgggtgcagagcactgtactaagcgctggggagagtacaatataacaataaacagacacattccctgcccacaatgagcttacagtctagaggattggcaAGCAAAGACTCTCCCATTGATTtcttagattgtgggcccctAGAGGGACAAGGATCATGTGGAATTCTCACCAGTGTATTTTCTTCGAGTGCGTCGTACAGTGGTGGGCGcgtggcaagcgcttaataaatccgacCACTATTAGTTCTGCTTCAAGACTCTCTACCACTATCTCCACCACACTTATCAattctcctcacctcctcacACTCCCCTACTCgcattcttctctcctcccatggCTACCCCCTGGCTGCGCCCCACTCTTTTCTTTCTCACTTCTGACCCCCCTGCTCAGGTTGTCCCcagggcctggaacttcttcctttcccaaatctgccagacctcaacCCATTCCACTCCCCCCAACAAACAgtgcagggaggcagtgtggcctagtggaagagaatggcttgggagtcaggagaccaggattttaatcccggctttgccacttgcctgctgaatgaccttgagcaagtcacttaactactctgtgcctcagtttcctcaagctgttctccttctgacgtagactgtgagccccatgtggaacagggactgtgtccaacctgactgatttgtagaacagtgcttgataaatgagaatcagcgtagcttagtggaaagagcaagggcttgggagtcagaagttgtgggttctaatcctcactttgccactagtctgctgtgtgacatagggcaagtcacttaacttctctgtgcctcagttacctcatctggaaaatggggattaagactgtgaaccccacgtggggcaacctgataaccttctatctacccctgcactttgaacagtgcttggcacgtgataagtgcttaacaaataccattattattattattatttgacaaataccataaaagtgatcaagtctcccctatcctaataaTAAGTACCCCAAAATCTTATCAACCCTTCAAGCCACCTCTTGCACTTTATTCATTTAGACCATCCTCACCCActtttcgactcccagctctgccacttgtcagctgtgtgactgtgggcaagtcacttaacttctctgtgcctcagttccctcatttgtaaaataaggattaaaagtgtgtgagccccacgagggacaacctgattaccctgtatctcccccagcgcttagaatagtgctcggcacctagtaagcgcttaacaaataccaacattatccgattagactgtaagcccgtcaaacggaagggactgtctctatctgttgccgacttgttcattccaagcgcttagtacagtgctctgcacatagtaagcgctcaataaatactattgaatgaattgtgtaTATACGTGATTCGATTGAACATTCAATTTAATTTAGTTttcctctcagactgtaagctccttgagggcagagatcatttctacttgctctattgtactctcccagtaagttccttgtgggcaaaaaaCTTATCTTCTGCTGtggttgtacttcccaagtacttagtacagcacattacATTCTATAGGCCCacagaaataccattactactagtagtaaatCAGATTCTGGGCTCATGGTTTGGTGTTCCGTGCCTGTTACCCACAGGAGTGACGTGGTACTGTGGCCAGCGGCCCAGGACACAGAGGTGAAGGACAGCCAAGGTGTCCTGGGCTCGAGAGACTGATTGAGGCCGCAAGAGAGAGCCTTCTCCACCTTCAGGGAACATATTTTAATGAGAGGAAGATGAAATTGGGGTCACTCTAACACCACGAGCGCTAAGAAGTGTGGCTATCCAAGAGTGATATTGCCCAAGGCAAATGCTGTGCTCCAAATGTCGGATTTGGACAaagaagtgggggaagaaaaTACACGTCAGGAGCAGGTGCTGTGTGTTCCTGCCAAGAGTCTGTGTGACCAAAAGGAGTCTGGGCCTGGGCAGCAGTTTTGAGTGAGGGAACATGGATCCCAGGGCTGCCAGAGTTCCACTAGTGGTATGACGGGAAGATGAGGCAATCCTCTTAGGGCACTGAGGAGCTGCCTCTCATTACCATTCATTCAGCACGGCTCGCTTGCCCTAGTCGTCATTCACCTCCCTAACAAACTGATTCTGGGAGCTCAGGGAGTAGAAAGGCTCCGTTCCTCATTGGATCCTCAGATGAAACCCCAAAGACTGGAGTCAGCTGGATGGGGCCGACCCCCGCTGGCTGCACGGCTCACTGGTTCACCACGAGGAGCCCAACTTGGGAGCGTGCTCCAAACCGGTTGAGAACAATCAGCTCCCAATCGTTGCACTCTGGCCAGTCCTGGCCCCAGAGTTTAGACAAATTCTATTTCTCCAAAGAGTCTTTCCCCAAGAGAGTGCCCCGATGGGACCTACACCTGTTTGGGCATCGGAGTCGCTCAGTTCTCCCACGACGTGAATTTCGACCACTCCTTCCGGATAGAATGCTGTCGCGGAGTTAAGGGAACACCCTTCAGTTGACGCACCATCCGACACGATGTCAGAAGAAAGGATTGTGGGCCGGCGCACGAGTCTGGTTGACGTTCGTGGGCTTATATGGGTTTTCCATGGGTTTTCTGTTCAAGAACAGAACCCCTTCCTTGTAGGAGAACTGAGGGAACCTATTAACTTATGAATGCATATGTTTTGTATTTCTTGTATCTTGGAATGGTGGAACTATGCTGgttaattctttttttaaattttgtgaggtctgttaagtgtttagtacagtgtctggcacatagtaagcattaccGTTTAGGATGGGCCCAGaagtaagatgatcaggttgggcccagtccatgttccacatgggtctcacagtctcaatccacattttccagataagggaactgaggcacagtgaagttgaggtgactcgcccaaggtcacacagcaaacaagtagtggggccaggattaaaactcaggtccttctgacttacagactcgtgctctattcactagggcaTGTTGCTTGTCAATTTATTTTTCAGGTTATAATAATGTCCTAAAGTGGTTAAATACaatctaattcttttcccctcttcaaatccctacttcaagctcacctcctccaagaggccttcccagactgagctccccctttttccctctgctccctctacccccccttcacctctccgcagctaaaccctcttctcccccctttccctctcctcctccccctctcccgtcccaccccctcagcaccgtactcgtccgctcaactgtatatatcttcatcaccctatttattttgtttaatgagatgtacatcaccctgattctatttatttgccattgtttttatgagatgttcttccccttgactctatttattgccattgttcttgtctgcctgtctcccccgattagaccttaaacccgtcaaagggcagggactgtctctatctgttgccgatttgtacattccaagtgcttagtacagtgctttgcacataggaagcgctcagtaaatactattgaatgaatgaatgaatgaaatactttgCTCCCCTCTACCcggaatttattttagcgtctgtctcctctgctagttggcaagcttcttgagggcagggatccagtctactaagtgctttgttcagtgctcatcatatagtaggtgctcaggaaacacTGTCGTTTGACTGATTACTGCCTAGGCTTTAGGCAATAACCGTACATTACCTGGATTTTGTGATAAAATTACCCAGAATGTTTGGATTGAAAACATGATACCTGATTGGAATCCAAGTTCAGAGTCTGTGGCATCATTTCCATCAATGACGCTGGCTTCTTTTATCTGCTTTCGTCGGACCCTCAGCTCGGTCGAATGTTATTCCTCAGTGCCGGGGCCATCACAGCCCCATTCCCGGGGCTGCCCATTCcctcagagagggaaagagctgttCTTTTGCAGAAACATTCCTGGGAAAGGGGCTCGAGGGACAGGGATGTTTCTAGATGGGGTGTGGGCAGCACATGTTCCAGTGTGAGAAGCCACTGGACAGAGATGAATTGTAACCATTTACTCCCCTTTTTCAGGAGCATGACATCGAGACCCCCTATGGGCTTCTCCACGTGGTGATCCGGGGCTCCCCGAAGGGGAACCGCCCTGCCATCCTCACCTACCATGATGTGGGACTCAACcgtaagttcgaatcccggctccgccccttgtctgctctgtgacctggggcaagtcacttcgtgtctctgggcctccgtttcctcatccttaaactgagaattaagactgtgagctcctgtgggacgtggactgtgcctaacctgattatatcgtatctaccccggcacttagtacagtgcctggtacatagtaagcaattaacaaataccactgaaaacctAAAAGTGCAGCCCATGGCATCATGCCCTGAGCCAGAAGGGTCCAGGCCGTCTGCTCTGTACAGATCCTCTAGCGGCCAGGGTACAGGTAGCCTCTGTGGGCTGAGATGATTCTTtcgtttctccttctctgtcctctgtccccctctttccctctcccctttatcccctttctgccctctctcccctcttccccctctcccttgctgaTCCCCCACTGAGCAGACAGCAGTGGATTGTTGGCTCTGGCTACTTCTCCCGCTAGTGTAAATGAAGGGGAAGAACTGTGCCTGGGGAACTGACCTGAGTCCTCTTCCAACCTGGCTACTGAACCATTAATCCCAACAGTTTCTCCATCTCTTAAGGATTGGCACATACCACTCCAAGGAAGCAACTGTGGATCGTGGGGGAGGCGGAGTGATACCAGTGACTGTGGTAttcgagtgctcactatgtgctgtgcaccatatttaagccctggggaagaagcaagataatcaagtctgacgCAAtgcttgtcccacgaggggctccttATCCCTCActgtttcagccccattttcctatCTGGGGCTTAGAGAAATGGTTTAGCTCACTTTCTTGACTCCTTGAGTCCCTGGATTTTGAAAATAAGATAAGAAATTTGCTTAGCCGCCCAAGGAGCTGTCGGACAATCAGATATTAGTCTCAGTTTTTTAGATGACGAACTGGAGACCAGAGATGTTTAGGGACcagcctaaggccacacagcatataAGGACAGACCTGTGGAAAGAAAGGTCGTCTTCCTCTCCGCCCAAAAGTTTTCCACTAGTTGACGTTGCCCTCTCTTGGCTGACACTTTCGGTGCCATTTATATTCTGAAAGATCCAGGCTTGTGCCTCCTGGACTCTCTTTTCCATCCTTTGAGCCACATTTCCAACCttaggagaagtagcgtggcttaatggatagagcacgggcctgggcgtcggaaggatcTGCGttgtaattccaactccgccacatgtcttctgtgtgacctcgggcaggtcacttagcttctctgggcctcagttacctcctctgtaaaatggggattaagactgtgagccccatgtgggacagggacagcgtccagcccgattaacttctatctactccagcgcttagagcagtgcttggcacatagtaagcactaacaagtaccataattatcattaattatcattatccccTTGATCCCTCAATTGACTTCAAGCTAACCCGTGCCCTTGGCCCAGATGGGCCACCCACAGCTGTCAAGGAGCCCCAgcggccccctcacccccaccccaatccaaGGTTAGTATCCCACATGATCAGACCCAGGCCTGAGTCCTGGAACAGAACAGAATGGGTAGGTGGGAAACTAGGTCGCTCCTGCTGGGCCAAACTATGGGAGAAAAGGGGAACTAGAAACTAAAGAGACGGGGATAAGTGCCAGGAACCAGGAAGCTCCCCCATACCCTGCCACACACTGCTTCCTTTAAGTCTTCAAGGAGCCAAGCCCCCAGGCCCTGGGGGTCTCTGCTCCTCATTGAGATGGAAATGGAAACTGGAGCTGCCTAGCCCGGAGCCAGAGAGAGGCACTTGGAAAGCCCAGCAGGTCAGCTCAGccagtcctccttccctccccctctccctccctcccctgtctgTCCTCCTGGCTTATTTGGAGGCCTGGACACGTTCTGGTTTGCTGCCCAGATTCCTTTTCTGACAGAAGGCCAAAACAAAAAGAATGAATGTATTCTTGAGAGTCCCACCACCGACCCCCAATCCTGTAGGGACAAGAACAGATTCTAGCAGTCACAaacaaagaaggggagagagagggagggagggggagaaggatggagagagagtttTGTTGTCTAACCCAGCTGGCTCGTGGACTTCAGGGAAACGGGGCAGTTAAGGTCTCGTCTAACGCAGGCCGGGAATCCCAGGGTCATGGGGTAGCAATCCTCACCGTATATGAGGTTGGGTGgtagagggatgagggaggaagggaagaagtagagaggacagaaggaggagagagggaggaggaaaacagggaagagaggaagggaggggagcgggaggtgcTATAGAACCTATTTTCCTAATTATAGAGATCAGGAGGTAGGTTGGAGGAGGGGAATTGAGGAGACTAATGGAGATAGAAAGATCACGCAGTGGGTTAAGAGTGGAGCCAAGTACCCGGGAGTGCTATTCCCGGCCTCCTCCTTTACACCTCCCGTGGCCGGGCCCACCAAAAGAAGTTTCACAGGTCCCTGAGCTGCCTGTATCATAAATTTTCAGTCTCCATGAAAGTCAGGAGTCAGAACTTCCCACCTTCCTACCCCTCTCTAAGACCCAGAATTCCCCACAGTAACCTAGAGGGTCTGGGCAGAGCCCAGCACATTGTTTTGGGTCATCGAGACACAGCCGGCCCAGCCAGCAAGAGGTGAGAGTGGATGGTGGGAGGATTTGGGGTCAGAGGATGTTCAAGGTCAGGGAATAGATGGTCCAAGGTCCAACGGAGGTGATGAGGATGGGATGGAAGTTGTGGAGCTGTGATGGACTTCCGTATCTGTCCGCTCATCTGAAGTACCACCTTCTGGGTCTTGAGGGAACCGACCTCTAACGTGACGGGCTGGGGTTTCAAGGCATCCTGCCCGGTTCAacgctctcccctctgcagatAAGCTGTGCTTCAACACCTTCTTCAACTTGGAGGACATGCAGGAGATCACCAAGCACTTTGTGGTGTGCCACGTGGACGCACCAGGGCAGCAAGTCGGGGCCTCACAGTTTCCCCAGGGGTAAGTGGCGAGTGCCCTCCCTGGAGACTCCCCTTCAGCTCAGAACGCCATCCTCCTGAGCAGCCCCCTCTTGCCCAGTGAACTCTCTCTATCCGCCAACCTTCCGGGGCCGGTCCAAGGAGCAAGACCCCCGACAGGGTGGAGGTCAATAGCAGGGTCTCCCCGATCCGGGGCTGGCCGAAGAGGACCCCCCTTCTTCCTATCCCGGATCCCCCTCAGCCAGACTCCCTCTCTTTCAGGTACCAGTTTCCCTCCATGGAGCAGTTGGCCGCCATGCTGCCCAGCGTGATACAGCACTTCGGGTGAGTCTCTGGGCCCAGGCCCCCAGGCCTTCACTCCCTAGTTAAGAATGCCTGATGGCTCCCAAACTAGACACGTCGGGAATGACTTTTAGCACGGGAAAATGAAGGATTGCCTGAGATTCGAGACATGACAAGTGGAGCACTCTGAATGCCTTCTCCCTACCTGCCCCTggccctccaccaccccctccccaggaccTTTGAAGCGAAGCTGGTCCACTAATGGAGTGTTGCCTCCATCCTGcctaagaagggaaagaaagagagtgacagaaagagaaagccccactccctcctgggcATCAAGGGTGACAGGCAAACAAAAGGATCACTCACTTTCGTCAAgatccctcccccatcctgtaaggattttttttaaagtggaagGTATTTAAGATGGAACAGAGCAAATAATCAAGCAGCCACAACCCCGAGAGACTGGGCACATGCATGTGAAGGTCCAGGAGCGCAGAGTAAAAGGAGATGAGGGAATGAGAGGGAGTGTGTGATTCTTTGCAAgactattttttttccattctaaaACATCATACTTTTAAGAATTCTCCCTAAATCCAAGATCAGCTTGGATGTGGAAAGCAGCATCGCCCTGAATTGTTCTCAGAGACTAAGGGAGCAGAGAGCTCCACTGGTTACTTTCAATCCACTGAGCAGCATCTGTAACAGATGGTGCTTAATCCATCTCAGTCCTCCCCTGTCATTTTCTTGGGCCAGTGTCATCGACTTTCCCCATCTGTGTCCACCTTTGCTCCCTGCTCACCCTTTGATTGTTGGAAAGCTATGGGGCTCGGACCCTCAGACCCAGAGATCTGGCTCTTGGATTTAcagcctttatttacccctccttcagccccacagcccttaagtacatatccgtaatttatttatttttatattaatgtccatctcccacactaggctgtaagctcactgtgggcagggaacatatctaccaactctggtgtactttactctcccaagcgcttaatatggtgctccgcacacagtaagggctcaataaatacaattggtggattggttctcctatctttgaCCGCCAGAGGAATGTAATGTGGGTCTCTCTGGACTCTCCTCCAGGTTCAAGTACGTGATCGGCATCGGGGTCGGAGCCGGAGCCTACGTCCTGGCCAAGTTTGCGGTGAGCGACCTGGACGGGGATCTCTGAACCCATCGGACaaagggatgggaaagaggaggtgggagggtaaATGTCGTCTCTTCGTTTTAACTGGAGGAGAGGTAACTCCTGACAGAGAACCAGACCTAAGCCAGGACCTGCTCCCCAGCTGGCCAATCGGTGGGTTTTAGGAAGGGAAGTGGGAGCACGCTGTGGACAAGAGAACAAAGAACGTGTGGCGGGGTTGCCCAGAACAAAGGCTTAGAGGCAAGAatgtcttagtaataataattataattatgtgccaagcactgttctaaatactgaggtaaaaacaagttaatcaggttggacacagtccctatcccatatagggctcacagtcctgtatCACTGGATTATGGCAGCCGTCAGCATCAGGCCCCCAAGTGACAAATCCAACTTCTTGGGGTATCTCTGGACGACCTGTTTCCCTAGGCCTGGAAGTGAGGAGCTGAAGGTACCTCAGAACGCACACTCGTACAGAAACCACAGGCACAGCCTCTTCTTCAGGTCCTCCTGCTGAGCCACCAGTGAATGTTTCCTGAGCAAAATAAGAATAAtcgtaatcatggtatttgttaagcgcttactctgtgccaagctctggacgATCGGCCTTCTTAATGGGGCCCATCCGTACCCTTGGGCCCTCAGCCTGGAGCTCCCCGGTCTGCAAGCGTCCCCTGGCTCTCATCGATCCTTGACTAATTTTGCCTTTTTGGTTGTAGTTGATCTTCCCTGACCTAGTGGAGGGGCTGGTCCTGATGAACATTGACCCCAATGGCAAGGGCTGGATCGACTGGGCTGCCACAAAGGTGAGagccctggggctgagggagcgggtGCGGGATGGGGACGGGGTGGCCGGTGGCCTCAGGTCCCGCGGGACACTTCTGGtcattcccagccccacctcaTCAAGATCCTCTTTTTTCAATCGCAGCTCTCTGGCTTGACCAGCACCTTACCTGACACCGTCTTGTCTCACCTGTTCAGCCAGGTAAGCGCGGGAGGCTTCTGGGTATTCgggccaaggagggagggagtcctgtagaccgtaagctcgttgtggtcagggaatgtgtctaccaactctgttataacattgttatactgtactctcccaactgccagtacagtgctcagcacagagtaagcacgcaataaatgtgattgatggagaGGAGCAGGCTAGGAAAGAGCTGGTGTTCCAGGTCTTCAGTTCCTCCCGACCACTGAGATGCCAAATTATCTTTTTAGGAAAGAGATTCCCAGGAATGGGGTAGGGTACGCTGGTTGGCTCACTGTGTTGGGATTCATGGGGCTGCGAGGCCAGATGCTTTCACCACCCCCTAGGTCAGAGACTCTCCCCACCATAGTCTTGTTATAATAGGGTCTGGGGGGGCCCTGCCAGCTCATCAAGGGGTCCTTCTCCCATTATGGGGCCTCGAGGGATAATTTATGCCGCCCGAGGAGAAACCGATCCTCTCCCTGCTAGAGAGGCTGGCGTTAGTGGGAAACTCCTCCAGCCTACttcgctccttctcttccctcctttcccccaagcTGGGCAGCTTTGGCAGGCACcgaggatgggaaagggagagaaggtagTAACCCGAGGCCAGCCAGACTCTGGCAGAGTTAAGAGGACACCCAACTTAGCTCTGGGAGAACCGGGACCCCGTGCCTAGGAGCCAGGGCCACCGAAGCCTGAGTCTTGAGCTGGGCTCAGCCCTGATCGTTGGGTCCCTCTGTTCTCCCGCTCGGCACCCAGGAGGAGCTGGTGAACAACACGGAGTTGGTGCAGAGCTACCGGCAGCAGATTGGCAACGTGGTGAATCAGTTCAACCTGCAGCTCTTCTGGAACATGTACAACAGGTCAGGACGGGCGGCACGGGGCACTGGGGAGCACTCGTCCCAATCCTGAGTCCCGGGTGAAGGGTCCAGGGCTCCCAAGGAACCACGGGAGGGCCGgcagaagcaaggtggcctgcAGCATGGCCCTCCCTACCTCGGCATTCCACAGGGTGTTTGGTTCGAGACCCTGACCTCCCCTTATGGAGATCCTCAGCCCTTTATGGGGTTGGGCTTCTTGGGGGTGTTTGCGTCTTGGCCCCTAAAGCCACAGTGAGACCCTTCTGAACTCTGCCCCACACACGTACACCGGCGGATTCAGCTGCAGAACTCAGGGCCCGGGAATCCCCGGCAAACCATTGCTGGACGGTCAAACCTTCTCCCCTGCCTTGGCAGTTGGGCAGCGAGGGAAGGAGAAGTTTTGAGTCAAATGGCGTCAAGTAGCCAGCTGATCCTCCTGGGACCTGGATGGGGACTGGGGGGAAACCCTTCTCCTCCAGTGTAGGgactgctcggcacagagtcggtCGGCATGTGCCCACGGGTTCCATAGTGGCCGGGTCTCTGCCTACATTCAGGCAGCCCCCGCCTTCCCAcagccccatctccagccccttttccccttctctctcccagccgCAGAGATCTGGACATAAACAGACCTGGAACCGTCCCTAATGCCAAGACTCTTCGGTAAGtgtccctgcccgcccccgcccctgccctgtCTGGGCCCGCTGGCTGATCATCTCTCCTCTCCATGTCTCCAGTTGTCCCGTGATGCTGGTGGTGGGAGACAACGCTCCTGCAGAGGACGGGGTGGTGAGTAAAGGCCGGGTTAACGCCCGCCCTCCTGAGAACCCGGGGCTAAGGAGCCACCCGGCCGGACCGAAGCTCCGGACCTGGAGGGAGCAGCGTAGGTGCTATCGGTAGTCAGGATTTCCAGGGTCAGCCCCTGCTGCCACAGCTCTTTGCCTCTGTGTGCTCAGGTACCGTCACTGCCCGACTCCGAATACGGAAAGCCTCTCGGTGAGATGCTTTCAGGCCCTTCGGGGAAAGGTCCTCTGAGACCCCTGACACAGTCTGTTGTCAGTTTAGAGCCCGGCCTCTGATATCCTAAGATTTTTAACACACTTCTTTATAGCGCCCAAAGCGGCCCAGTATCTTTGTTCTTTCCGTTCCCCTACCTGCTCTTCTCAGGGCCTCCAGTCTGCTCGCTTCCTCCAACCCCAAAAGGTTCTGCCATTGGAAAACCTTTCCTTACgaccctgtctctctgtctctctcttttgctgtcTCTTCCTTGTTGCACGCTCTTTTTTGCTCTCATGTCTCTCTTTCTAGgctgccctcccccgcccagcccccagtCACTTTTAATCTTACCCTCCCTCCCGACCCTGATTGCGAGAACTCTCCGGGAGCTTCCCTTCCTCTATcccagaagcagggaagcagcatggccgtggaaacaggacctgaattctaatcccggctctgccacgtgccggctttgccacctcgggcaagtcgcttaacttctctgggcctcagtttcctcatctgtaaaatgaggattcagcaccacttctccctcct includes:
- the NDRG4 gene encoding protein NDRG4 isoform X2: MKVLGHKIEFLTGLLLQEVTMAGLHELRFTEEKPLLRGQDTELENSDTFLSAVDTDWKEHDIETPYGLLHVVIRGSPKGNRPAILTYHDVGLNHKLCFNTFFNLEDMQEITKHFVVCHVDAPGQQVGASQFPQGYQFPSMEQLAAMLPSVIQHFGFKYVIGIGVGAGAYVLAKFALIFPDLVEGLVLMNIDPNGKGWIDWAATKLSGLTSTLPDTVLSHLFSQEELVNNTELVQSYRQQIGNVVNQFNLQLFWNMYNSRRDLDINRPGTVPNAKTLRCPVMLVVGDNAPAEDGVVECNSKLDPTNTTFLKMADSGGLPQVTQPGKLTEAFKYFLQGMGYIAYLKDRRLSGSAVPSASMTRLARSRTASLTSASSAEGSRPRACTHSESSEAMGQINHTMEVSC
- the NDRG4 gene encoding protein NDRG4 isoform X3, with translation MAGLHELRFTEEKPLLRGQDTELENSDTFLSAVDTDWKEHDIETPYGLLHVVIRGSPKGNRPAILTYHDVGLNHKLCFNTFFNLEDMQEITKHFVVCHVDAPGQQVGASQFPQGYQFPSMEQLAAMLPSVIQHFGFKYVIGIGVGAGAYVLAKFALIFPDLVEGLVLMNIDPNGKGWIDWAATKLSGLTSTLPDTVLSHLFSQEELVNNTELVQSYRQQIGNVVNQFNLQLFWNMYNSRRDLDINRPGTVPNAKTLRCPVMLVVGDNAPAEDGVVECNSKLDPTNTTFLKMADSGGLPQVTQPGKLTEAFKYFLQGMGYIAYLKDRRLSGSAVPSASMTRLARSRTASLTSASSAEGSRPRACTHSESSEAMGQINHTMEVSC
- the NDRG4 gene encoding protein NDRG4 isoform X1 — its product is MAGLHELRFTEEKPLLRGQDTELENSDTFLSAVDTDWKEHDIETPYGLLHVVIRGSPKGNRPAILTYHDVGLNHKLCFNTFFNLEDMQEITKHFVVCHVDAPGQQVGASQFPQGYQFPSMEQLAAMLPSVIQHFGFKYVIGIGVGAGAYVLAKFALIFPDLVEGLVLMNIDPNGKGWIDWAATKLSGLTSTLPDTVLSHLFSQEELVNNTELVQSYRQQIGNVVNQFNLQLFWNMYNSRRDLDINRPGTVPNAKTLRCPVMLVVGDNAPAEDGVVECNSKLDPTNTTFLKMADSGGLPQVTQPGKLTEAFKYFLQGMGYMPSASMTRLARSRTASLTSASSAEGSRPRACTHSESSEAMGQINHTMEVSC
- the NDRG4 gene encoding protein NDRG4 isoform X4, whose amino-acid sequence is MPECWDGEHDIETPYGLLHVVIRGSPKGNRPAILTYHDVGLNHKLCFNTFFNLEDMQEITKHFVVCHVDAPGQQVGASQFPQGYQFPSMEQLAAMLPSVIQHFGFKYVIGIGVGAGAYVLAKFALIFPDLVEGLVLMNIDPNGKGWIDWAATKLSGLTSTLPDTVLSHLFSQEELVNNTELVQSYRQQIGNVVNQFNLQLFWNMYNSRRDLDINRPGTVPNAKTLRCPVMLVVGDNAPAEDGVVECNSKLDPTNTTFLKMADSGGLPQVTQPGKLTEAFKYFLQGMGYIAYLKDRRLSGSAVPSASMTRLARSRTASLTSASSAEGSRPRACTHSESSEAMGQINHTMEVSC